The following nucleotide sequence is from Triticum dicoccoides isolate Atlit2015 ecotype Zavitan chromosome 7B, WEW_v2.0, whole genome shotgun sequence.
GATGGACTAGAGAAACCATTATTAGCACTGACATTCACTGGATTTGTCTGCTTCTGGTCAGCTTTAAATTTCTTTGAAGACCTCAAGTCTCTGATGacattattttccttttcttccaGCTCCTTCTGAAGATCAAGTACCTTTGCCTGTTGTTATTTGCAGAGATCAACGCCCAAGCTAAATATGTAAATTGAGGAAAAGATCTTAAGTTGTTATGAGCATACCCTCAACTTCTTTATCAGCTCTTTGTCCTTCTCAATCCTCTGCTGAGCGCGACTTTCTGATCTTCCCAGATGATTGCATTGGACCATCAAGTCTTTGTAGCTCCTGAAAGAAAAATGCATTACTAAGTGTTCAGAGCACGAAATCCAGTCTATAAAAAGTGAAATGGTACACTGCAAGAGtagctttttgaaaaaaaaatacattCACCAGGTTAAGTAAGAATATCAGTTGTGACAACAAAGCATCCATTTAAGAGAGAAAAGGACACTTTCATCAGAAACGTCCAACTTGAGCATCTAACAAAAACACTGGTTCTTTGTCTAATTTGTATGGAAATGATTCCAGAATGGCACATCATATCGCCTGCTATTTCATTTGATACTAGTGTCATCATTGGACATCAGAGCATAGAAACTGTCTCAAGTCGTAACTCCAACTTCATAGCTGAAATACTGTCTATAATTTAGGTTGAGGTCCTTACACTTCCTTCAACGATCCGAAGTTCAACAACTCGACATCATAAGGTAAAGCAAAATCAATATTCAGTTTTACATAAACTATTACTACTCTTTAACAGTTATTGAAGTGGATGACGAGGTCCCACTGTTCAGTGTAAAACATGTTTAGGCAGTTACCCCCAAACTAGTATGCATACCCAACATGAACGACATGTTTCAACAGAGGAAATGATGGAGAATTATACTTGTTGCGGAGAGCAAGTGATCTCTTCAGGACGTCAACAGCATTCTCAAGGTTGCCATGGTTACCCAATGAAGCCAACTTTAGGATGTCTTCTTCCTGAAGGTTCATGTCAGTCGACCTAAGAACAAGATATTAAGACAGATGCATTTCACTCATTAAACACAGATATTTGTGCACACTTCAGATTGAACAAGCATACAGCTTCAGGGCCGCAAGCTCCTTCGCCAACGCAAGGCTCCTCTCGTGCAACCTCACGCACTCTGACGTCTTCCTCGACAACTCCTGCCATGATTTACCAACACGATTCAGTAACCCATAGCCAGACGAAGAAAAGGGAGAATAGATCTCGCCACCTGAACAATGAACTTACTTACCTCTGTTTTCGCATTGAGCAGCCGCTGCACAGACTCTTTCTCCTTCCTAGCCGACTCCCGCATCGTCTCTGCGGTCGCCGCCTGCTCCTTCCACCTAACGACCTGAACCAAGAGCCACCAAGAAACCATTAGCGATCCACACAAAAGAACCAGCCCAATAAGAGATCCGGCCGATGCGGTAGCAGCACTAGCCTCGGCGTTGAGCTTCTGGATCCCATCGCGCTGCTCCTCGAGCACCTTGCCAAGGGACGACGCCTTCTGCTCCAGCCGGGCGACCTCTTCGGCGAGCGCCTCCGGGTCGGCGTCCTGCGACGAGGAGGGGGGCGCCTGCGTGGGGCACGCGCCGGTGGACTGGAAGAAGAGGCGGGTCGGGGGGTGAGAGGCGCCGCAGGCCTGCTTGCAGATGGGGCACTTGCCCTTCTTCTTGCCGCCCGCGCTCGGGCAGTATTCCAGCCATTGCTCTACGCTGCAACAACACGCGGGAAGCCTCTCTGTTAGCCGGCCATCGCGATGAGAGAACGGGAAAAGATAAACGGATTGGCGGGGAAGGGCGGGGCGGACCAGAGGGCGTGGAAGACGTGGCCGCAGGAGGGGAGGCAGTAGATGTGCTGGTCGGAGAGCGGGCGGAGGTCCTCGTAGCAGATGGTGCAGACCGGCCATGCGGCGGGggtcatgacgacggcggcggcggcggcatccagAGGGGGGAGGGCTcctattcttgtggttggatttggGGGAGGGAAACGAACAGGTTTCGCGGGAGTTTTCGAAGCGCACAAGAGACCTCGTGGCGGGAACAATTTTCTCCCGCTCTGATATTACTCTTTGAAATAGTAATAGTTTTCGTGATTTTTTAGTTTTTGTAATCTAAGCCGTTCAAAATATTTAATCTAGTCTCATAATCATACATACAATGGTTGTGGGCCAATATTATATGCTCAGCTGACCTTTTTTATGCGAAAGAAACTTTCAATTTATTCATCGATCATGGTAGTCCATATAAAACACTAAAGGTGATAAAAATTACAACCAGGTTCAAggaccacctagcaacgactacaagcattgaagcgagccgaaggAGCACCACCGTTATCGATGTCCCTCACCGGAGCCGGGCGAACTTTATtgcgtagacagtcgggaagtcatcgtgctaagaccCTAAAGGACCGCACCAGAGCAGCAACCATTGCCAACAAAGAGAGTAGTAGATCGAAAAGATCAAACCTGTAACTACACTAACGAAGACGAACACAAATTGGATCCCAATAGATCCACCGAGGACCAGCATCGATCGAATCTCACAAGATCCAATGAAGACACGCCTCCACACGTCCTTCGACAACGCTATTCGCACCATCGAGACGAGAATTAGACGTGGGAAACATTATTTCTACTCAGGGACATCGCCACTGCTACcttttgagcttgtgttggttttttccttgaagaggaaagagtaatgcagcaaagtagcgtacgtatttcgctcagtttgagaaccaaggtatcaattcaataGGAGACAACGcataagtcaccgaatacctgcataaacaatcaacaacttgcacccaacgcgataaaagggttgtcaatccattcacggtcacttgcaaaagtgagatctgatagggatagataaacagtaaactaaatatttttggtatttttgatttatagatagtgttggggaacatagtaatttcaaaaatattcctacacacacgcaatatcatggtgatgcataacaacgagaaggaagagtgtagtccacgtaccctcgtagaccgaaagcggaagcgttataacaacgcggttgatgtagtcgtacgtcttcatgatccgaccgatccaagtaccgaacgtacggcacctccgagttgagcacacgttcagctcgatgacgatccccggactccgatccagcagggtgtcagggaagagttctgtcagcacgacgacgtggtgacggtgatgatgttctaccgacgcaaggcttcgtctaagcaccgctatgatatgaacgaggttgaatatggtggagggggcgttGTGAGACGGtggctgatacgcctccaacgtatctatattttttgattgttccatgctattatattatctgttttggatgtttaataggcattaatatgctattttatattatttttgggataaacgtattaaccgagagcccaatatcagtttatgtttttttgcctattttagagtttcgcagaaaaggaataccaaactaagtccaaactgaatgaaaccttcgtgatgatctttcttggatcagaaggaaaccagaagacttggagatgaattcggagacgcaacgaggcggccacgaggcaggagggcgcgccccctacctcgtgggcccctagtagctccctgacctagctccttcgcctatatatactgttataccctaaaaacattaagGGGTACCACGAAACTATTTtttcaccgccacaaccttctgtacccgtgagatcccatctaggggcctttttcagcGTCCTGCCggggggggattcgatcacggagggcttcttcatcaacaccattgcctctgcgatgaagcgtgattagtttaccacaaacctacgggtccatagctagtagctagatgattttatctctctctttgattctcaataccatgttctcctcgttgttcttggagatctgttcgatgtaatattcttttgcggtgtgtttgccgagatccgatgaattgtgaatttatgatcagattatctatgaatattatttggttcttctctgaattcttatatgcatgatttgatatctttgcaagtttcttcgaattatcggtttagtttggcctactagattgatctttcttgcaataggagaagtgcttagctttgggttcaatcttgcggtgtcatttcccaatGACAATAGGGgcaacaagacacgtattgtattgttgccatcgaggataaaaagatggggttttcatcatattgcttgaactaattcctctacagcatgtcatcttaCTTGATacggttactctgttcttcatgaacttaatactctagatgcaggcaggagttggtcgatgtgtggagtaatagtagtatatgtagaatcatttcggtctacttgacacagacgtgatgcctatgttcatgatcattgccttggatatcatcgtaACTTTGCGCTTTTCGATCAATTGATCGGCAGTAATTTGCTCAGCCACCGTAATATtcactatcttgagagaaaccactagggaaacctatggcccccgggtctctttttcattatattgaatctcttttacatcttactagtttctgatctactattttgcaatcttttactttcctatctgaaggaaatatgccctataggcaataataaagttattatttattttcttatatcatgataaatgtttattattaatgctagaattgtattaaccggaaacatgatacatgtgtgaatacataaacaaactaagtgtcactagtaagcatctacctgactagctcgtttatcaaagatggttatgtttcctagccatggacaaagagttgtcatttgattaacaagatcacatcattaagagaatgacgtgattgacttgacccattctgttagcttagcacttgatcatttagtatgttgctactgctttcttcatgacttatacatgttcctgtgactatgagattatgcaactcccgtttaccggaagaacactttgtgtgctaccaaacctcacaacgtaactgggtgattataaaggtgatctacaggtgtctctgaaggtacttgttgggttggcgtgtttcaagattaggatttgtcactccgattgtcgaagaggtatctctgggccctctcggtaatgcacatcactataagccttgcaagcaatgtagctaatgagttagttacggaatgatgcattacagaacgagtaaagagacttgccggtaacgagattgaactaggtattgagataccgacgattgaatctcgggcaagtaacataccgatgacaaagggaacaccgtatgttgttatgcggtttgaccgataaagatcttcgcaaaatatgtaggagccaatatgagcatccatgttccgctattggttattgaccggaaacgtgtctcggtcatgtctacatagttctcgaacccgtagggtccgcacgcttaaggtttcgatgacagttatactatgagtttatgagttttgatgtacctaaggttgttcggagtcccgtatgtgatcacggacatgacgaggagtctcgaaatggtcgagacataaagattgatatactggaagcctatatttggatatcgaaatcgtttcgggtgaaatcgggattttaccggagtatcggggggttaccggacccccccccgggggggggtaatgggcctacatgggccctaaggaagaagaggagggccggccagggcaggccgtgccccctcccccccgtagtccaaataggacaaggaaggggggggcgccaccctttcctctttcccccttcccccttgcttctccaacaaggcaagaggggggagtcctactcccacctcctccaggcgcacccctaggggccggccgcacctccccctcccttctttatatacgggggcaggggggcacaccatgatacacaagttgatcttcgtgatcgttccttagccgtgtgcggtgcccccctccaccatattccacctcggtcatatcgtagtggtgcttaggcgaagccctgcgtcagtagaacatcatcaccatcaccatgccgtcgtgctgacagaactcttccccgacaccctgctggattggagtccggggatcgtcatcgagttgaacgtgtgctgaactcggaggtgccctacattcgatacttggatcggtcggatcgtgaagacgtacgactacatcaaccgcgttgttataacgcttccgctttcggtctacgagggtacatggactacactctcccttctcgttgctatgcatcaccatgatcttgcgtgtgcgtaggaatatttttgaaat
It contains:
- the LOC119335447 gene encoding uncharacterized protein LOC119335447; translated protein: MTPAAWPVCTICYEDLRPLSDQHIYCLPSCGHVFHALCVEQWLEYCPSAGGKKKGKCPICKQACGASHPPTRLFFQSTGACPTQAPPSSSQDADPEALAEEVARLEQKASSLGKVLEEQRDGIQKLNAEVVRWKEQAATAETMRESARKEKESVQRLLNAKTEELSRKTSECVRLHERSLALAKELAALKLSTDMNLQEEDILKLASLGNHGNLENAVDVLKRSLALRNKSYKDLMVQCNHLGRSESRAQQRIEKDKELIKKLRAKVLDLQKELEEKENNVIRDLRSSKKFKADQKQTNPVNVSANNGFSSPSVGHGNQTVKLDDVMQDGCKEKAQSNQVTPEAKKDPILEDNLEIKIADVIDLDADDKDTIKCPTELFGYNDCTLDIQNQSSRCERGTEEPTAFGCEPSLDVPEETSFLKHTAATGKSTFQEILMKTKLQNVQELPVLRSTNVTTSTWKKESLTIGGISKQATRLASGTGPQTFHNLNSLSDDDFQTLPGCTGEGARKGIGKWSKGMAAPGYLGANTNKGNLISVGHDGRGGKVKVLRGHGRFPDSRTPALWPKAQQKAGGKGGQSHLEHFFEKR